A genomic segment from Nocardia cyriacigeorgica GUH-2 encodes:
- a CDS encoding helix-turn-helix transcriptional regulator — protein MTLDRRAELGEFLRSRRARLRPEQVGLPEHGGRRRVPGLRREELALLAGVSVDHYVRLEQGRTLHFSESVLDSVARALRLNPVERDHLYRLARPWSGTDPLERQRVRPGLSRLLDAVTDVPAYIVGRGTTVLAWNAMAAALITDFGALPPRERNLARLVFLDEGIRALYEDWPGKAADVVAYLRLDLSRHPADPSITELVDELCATAPDFRGHWDRHELKDKTHGRYVYLHPVVGRLDLGFETLRLPDDPDQALIAHTTEPGSPSADSLRLLATMASNALHG, from the coding sequence ATGACCTTGGATCGACGGGCTGAACTCGGTGAATTCCTGCGTTCCCGGCGCGCGCGGCTACGCCCAGAGCAGGTCGGGCTCCCCGAGCACGGTGGCCGGCGGCGCGTTCCCGGATTACGCCGGGAGGAGCTGGCCTTGCTGGCCGGGGTCAGCGTCGACCATTACGTGCGCCTGGAACAGGGCCGCACCCTGCACTTTTCGGAGTCCGTGCTGGATTCGGTCGCCCGCGCGCTGCGATTGAATCCGGTGGAGCGCGATCATCTGTATCGGCTGGCCCGGCCCTGGTCGGGTACCGATCCGCTGGAGCGGCAGCGGGTGCGCCCCGGGCTGTCGCGGCTGCTGGATGCGGTGACCGACGTGCCCGCCTATATCGTCGGGCGCGGCACCACCGTGCTCGCCTGGAACGCCATGGCAGCGGCCCTGATCACCGATTTCGGTGCACTGCCACCGCGGGAACGCAATCTGGCCCGGTTGGTGTTTCTCGACGAGGGCATCCGCGCGTTGTACGAGGATTGGCCGGGTAAAGCCGCCGATGTGGTGGCCTATCTGCGTTTGGACCTGTCCCGGCATCCGGCCGACCCGAGCATCACCGAACTGGTCGACGAACTCTGCGCCACCGCACCGGATTTCCGCGGGCACTGGGATCGGCACGAGTTGAAGGACAAGACCCACGGCCGCTACGTCTACCTGCACCCCGTGGTGGGTCGGCTCGATCTCGGTTTCGAAACCCTGCGCCTGCCCGACGATCCGGACCAGGCCCTCATCGCCCACACCACCGAACCGGGATCGCCCAGCGCGGATTCGCTACGGCTGCTTGCGACGATGGCGTCGAACGCGCTGCACGGATAG
- a CDS encoding sensor histidine kinase, which produces MTRGLLGDAVIAAAVAVILLVAGLSDHEAGGALVPLGYALLAGSGLALAASRRAPVAVLAVTGLCALGYRAIGFDVPAVAFLFAVYAAMRAGHRVLTVTAAVLLLIAFQLTALIELRDPAAAFARARGALELAWLLAAGAAGEALRQAERRADEAERTREQAARRRADEERLHIARELHDSLTHQISVIKVQSEAAVHVARKRGEDVPQTLLTIRDAGREAARELRATLEALRDDDKTPPHGLADVPALVDRARASGLDATLTVDGERHGLPAAVDRTGYRIAQESLTNVARHAAADTVSVHIDYRPDALVIRVDDDGIAVPGSRPVHGVGLLGMRERVTALGGRLRAAPRGDGGFSVHAELPVERP; this is translated from the coding sequence ATGACCAGGGGATTGCTGGGTGACGCGGTGATCGCCGCCGCCGTGGCGGTGATCTTGCTCGTCGCCGGGCTCTCCGATCACGAGGCCGGCGGTGCCCTCGTTCCGCTGGGTTACGCTTTGCTGGCCGGTAGCGGGCTGGCCCTGGCCGCGAGCCGGCGCGCTCCGGTGGCGGTGCTGGCCGTGACGGGGCTGTGCGCCCTCGGATACCGCGCCATCGGCTTCGACGTACCCGCGGTGGCCTTCCTGTTCGCGGTCTACGCTGCGATGCGGGCCGGGCACCGCGTGCTCACGGTGACCGCGGCGGTGCTGTTGCTCATCGCGTTCCAGCTCACGGCCCTGATCGAGCTGCGTGATCCCGCTGCCGCGTTCGCGCGGGCCCGCGGCGCGCTCGAGCTGGCCTGGCTGCTCGCGGCGGGCGCGGCGGGGGAAGCCCTGCGGCAGGCCGAGCGGCGCGCCGACGAGGCCGAACGGACCCGCGAGCAGGCCGCGCGCCGCCGCGCCGACGAGGAACGCCTGCATATCGCGCGCGAATTGCACGATTCGCTCACCCACCAGATCTCGGTCATCAAGGTGCAATCCGAGGCGGCGGTACATGTCGCGCGCAAACGCGGTGAGGACGTTCCGCAGACGCTGCTGACGATCCGGGACGCGGGCCGGGAAGCCGCCAGGGAGCTCCGGGCGACCCTCGAGGCGCTGCGCGACGACGACAAAACCCCGCCGCACGGACTCGCCGACGTGCCCGCTCTAGTGGACAGGGCCCGCGCGAGCGGACTGGACGCGACGCTCACCGTCGACGGTGAACGCCACGGTCTGCCCGCCGCGGTAGACCGCACCGGCTACCGGATCGCGCAGGAGTCGCTGACCAATGTCGCCCGCCATGCCGCCGCGGACACGGTGTCGGTGCATATCGACTACCGGCCCGACGCCCTCGTCATCCGGGTCGATGACGACGGCATCGCGGTTCCAGGCAGCAGGCCGGTCCACGGAGTCGGGTTGCTCGGGATGCGCGAGCGAGTCACCGCCCTCGGCGGACGCCTGCGTGCGGCGCCGCGCGGCGACGGCGGATTCTCCGTACACGCCGAACTCCCCGTGGAGCGGCCATGA
- a CDS encoding DUF6223 family protein, whose product MSVRTVPAQMSVRALPALTSARALPTPSSVHALPTATSARALPTPTSARTLSTPTSVRALLVSAAAVVFTGFAVAPAAAAVHQVAAPTGMTSGRLGPTLTALIGLVGVIAGGLALARARRGAAGSRAGAIALTTGAIAVPAGAWFAVTADGGPGTGNGIVGAWIAIALGLIGAALGGVSLARARGAAGTAP is encoded by the coding sequence ATGTCCGTTCGTACTGTGCCCGCACAGATGTCTGTTCGCGCGTTGCCCGCCCTCACGTCGGCTCGCGCCCTGCCCACACCCTCATCGGTTCACGCCCTGCCCACAGCCACGTCCGCCCGCGCCTTGCCCACACCCACATCCGCCCGCACCCTGTCCACACCCACGTCGGTTCGCGCTCTGCTCGTATCGGCGGCGGCCGTGGTGTTCACCGGGTTCGCTGTCGCGCCCGCGGCGGCCGCGGTACACCAGGTCGCCGCGCCGACCGGGATGACCTCGGGGCGGCTGGGCCCGACGCTGACCGCGTTGATCGGGTTGGTCGGCGTCATCGCGGGCGGCCTGGCGCTGGCCCGCGCACGGCGCGGCGCGGCAGGCAGCCGAGCCGGCGCCATCGCACTGACGACGGGAGCCATCGCCGTGCCGGCGGGCGCCTGGTTCGCCGTCACCGCGGACGGCGGTCCCGGCACCGGCAATGGCATTGTCGGAGCCTGGATCGCCATCGCGCTCGGCCTCATCGGCGCGGCGCTCGGCGGCGTGAGCCTCGCCCGCGCCCGGGGAGCTGCCGGCACAGCGCCGTGA
- the hisD gene encoding histidinol dehydrogenase, translating into MTSRIELARVDLRGRTPSAAELRTALPRGGVDVDSVLHQVRPVVEAIRDRGVAAAQEFSEKFDGVVPPAVRVPEAELAAALDKLDPAVRAALEVAIERTRTVHADQRRTDTVTEVVPGGTVTERWVPVERVGLYVPGGNAVYPSSVVMNVVPAQAAGVESLVVASPPQAQFGGLPHPTILAAARLLGVDEVWAVGGAQAVALLTYGGTDTTGEQLAPVDMITGPGNIYVTAAKRLCRGLVGIDAEAGPTEIAILADSTADPVHVAADLISQAEHDVLAASVLVTDSVALADAVDAALSAQLTVVKHAHRVTEALTGAQSGTVLVDDIEQGLRVVNAYAAEHLEIQTADAPAVAARVRSAGAVFVGAYAPVSLGDYCAGSNHVLPTAGCARHSSGLSVQTFLRGIHVVEYTEAALKDVAGHVVALANAEDLPAHGQAVQARFEALS; encoded by the coding sequence ATGACATCCCGCATCGAGCTCGCCCGCGTCGATTTGCGCGGTCGTACTCCCTCCGCTGCCGAGCTGCGCACCGCGCTGCCGCGCGGGGGAGTCGACGTGGACTCGGTGCTGCATCAGGTGCGTCCGGTGGTCGAGGCGATCCGCGACCGTGGCGTGGCCGCGGCACAGGAATTCAGCGAGAAGTTCGACGGGGTCGTCCCGCCCGCCGTGCGCGTGCCCGAGGCCGAACTGGCCGCCGCGCTCGACAAGCTCGACCCGGCCGTGCGGGCCGCGCTCGAGGTCGCCATCGAACGCACCAGGACCGTGCACGCCGATCAGCGGCGCACCGACACCGTCACCGAGGTAGTGCCCGGCGGCACCGTCACCGAGCGGTGGGTTCCGGTCGAGCGGGTCGGGCTGTACGTGCCGGGCGGCAACGCGGTCTACCCGTCCAGCGTCGTGATGAACGTGGTCCCGGCGCAGGCCGCGGGCGTGGAATCGCTGGTGGTGGCCTCGCCGCCGCAGGCCCAGTTCGGCGGACTGCCGCACCCGACCATCCTGGCCGCGGCGCGACTGCTCGGCGTCGACGAGGTGTGGGCGGTCGGCGGCGCGCAGGCCGTGGCCTTGCTGACCTACGGCGGCACCGACACCACCGGTGAGCAGCTGGCGCCGGTCGACATGATCACCGGCCCCGGCAATATTTACGTCACCGCCGCCAAGCGGCTGTGCCGCGGTCTGGTGGGTATCGACGCCGAGGCGGGCCCCACCGAGATCGCCATCCTCGCCGACTCCACCGCCGATCCGGTGCACGTGGCCGCCGACCTGATCAGCCAGGCCGAACACGATGTGCTGGCCGCCAGCGTGCTGGTCACCGACAGCGTCGCCCTCGCCGACGCCGTCGACGCCGCGCTCTCGGCGCAGCTGACGGTGGTCAAGCACGCGCACCGGGTCACCGAGGCGCTCACCGGCGCCCAGTCCGGCACGGTGCTGGTCGACGACATCGAACAGGGCCTGCGCGTGGTCAACGCTTACGCCGCCGAACACCTCGAGATCCAGACCGCCGACGCCCCGGCCGTGGCCGCGCGGGTGCGCAGTGCGGGTGCGGTGTTCGTCGGCGCGTATGCCCCGGTCAGCCTGGGTGACTATTGCGCGGGCTCCAACCACGTGCTGCCCACCGCGGGCTGTGCGCGGCACTCCTCGGGCCTGAGCGTGCAAACCTTCCTGCGCGGCATCCACGTCGTGGAGTACACCGAGGCGGCATTGAAGGACGTCGCCGGTCACGTGGTGGCGCTGGCCAATGCCGAGGATCTGCCCGCCCACGGGCAGGCCGTGCAGGCGCGGTTCGAGGCGCTGTCGTGA
- a CDS encoding serine/threonine-protein kinase, translating into MIAEHYRLVERIGSGGTGVVWRAIDERLQRSVAVKQIHIKPSLPEAERDVLRQRAIREARNAARFQHPNAIVVFDITEHNGDPCLVMEYLKSRSLAQVLSAQGAVPLNQVARIGEQVASALIAAHQAGIVHRDVKPGNVLLDDHGTVKITDFGISRAAGDVTLTETGLICGTAAYLAPEVARGADPTPAADVFALGATLFHALEGEPPYGASSNPLAVLYAAANGQVSEPRNAGPATDFLLQLLSPQPEDRPTMRMARDQLAAFADAGEDAVPAGFVPASEAYGRRNGDGATEVVATRALRSRAAAAGPATERQPAPRRSSVAVDTAAHRPVEPARDHPETAAHPRTTTQPRPASPAAGKRRAVLIGALVGAVVAVSALLVSAFNSADDDSSPQASASSVATAPSGDPSTSAAVPLLGQTPSVGGKVTDIGAAGQLVERFYSDPESSWSLLTPAAQKVYTDQQGFRQYWSADGRTIQSFGRIYAPNGVNADGSVDMRVTGLTYGGQSKNPSLRIIDAGGGRLLIDSDTR; encoded by the coding sequence TTGATCGCGGAGCATTACCGCCTGGTCGAGCGGATTGGTAGCGGCGGCACAGGCGTAGTTTGGCGTGCCATCGACGAGCGCTTGCAGCGATCGGTCGCGGTCAAGCAGATCCACATCAAACCCAGTCTGCCCGAGGCGGAACGCGATGTGCTGCGCCAGCGCGCCATCCGGGAAGCGCGCAACGCGGCCAGGTTCCAGCATCCGAACGCGATCGTCGTCTTCGACATCACCGAACACAACGGCGACCCGTGCCTGGTGATGGAATACCTGAAATCGCGCAGCCTCGCCCAAGTGCTGTCGGCGCAGGGCGCGGTGCCGTTGAACCAGGTCGCGCGCATCGGCGAACAGGTCGCCTCGGCGCTGATCGCGGCGCATCAGGCCGGAATCGTGCACCGTGACGTCAAACCCGGCAATGTGCTGCTCGACGACCACGGCACCGTGAAGATCACCGACTTCGGCATCTCGCGCGCCGCGGGCGATGTGACTCTCACCGAAACCGGCCTGATCTGCGGTACCGCCGCCTATCTCGCGCCGGAGGTGGCGCGCGGCGCCGACCCGACGCCCGCCGCCGACGTTTTCGCCCTGGGCGCCACCCTCTTTCACGCCCTCGAAGGCGAACCGCCTTACGGCGCAAGCTCGAACCCGCTGGCCGTGCTGTACGCAGCGGCCAACGGGCAGGTCAGCGAGCCGCGCAATGCCGGTCCCGCAACCGATTTCCTGCTGCAACTGCTGAGCCCGCAGCCCGAGGACCGGCCCACCATGCGGATGGCGCGCGATCAGCTCGCCGCCTTCGCCGACGCCGGCGAGGACGCGGTGCCCGCCGGATTCGTCCCGGCCAGTGAGGCCTACGGCCGCCGCAACGGCGACGGCGCCACCGAGGTGGTCGCCACCCGCGCGTTGCGTTCCCGCGCCGCGGCCGCTGGCCCGGCCACCGAACGTCAGCCCGCGCCGCGGCGCAGTTCGGTCGCGGTGGATACCGCCGCGCATCGCCCGGTGGAGCCCGCGCGCGATCATCCCGAGACCGCGGCCCATCCGCGCACCACCACCCAGCCACGCCCGGCCTCACCGGCTGCGGGCAAACGACGGGCCGTGCTCATCGGCGCCCTCGTCGGTGCGGTGGTGGCTGTGTCGGCGCTGCTGGTGAGCGCCTTCAACAGCGCCGACGACGACTCCTCACCGCAGGCCTCGGCCTCGTCGGTGGCCACCGCGCCCTCGGGCGATCCGAGCACCTCGGCGGCGGTGCCGCTGCTCGGGCAGACCCCGAGCGTCGGCGGCAAGGTCACCGATATCGGCGCCGCCGGGCAGCTGGTCGAGCGGTTCTACAGCGACCCGGAGAGCTCCTGGTCGCTGCTGACACCCGCCGCCCAGAAGGTCTACACCGACCAGCAAGGTTTCCGGCAGTACTGGAGCGCCGACGGCCGCACCATCCAGAGCTTCGGCCGCATTTACGCCCCCAACGGCGTCAACGCAGACGGCTCGGTCGACATGCGCGTCACCGGCCTCACCTACGGCGGCCAGAGCAAGAACCCCAGCCTGCGCATCATCGACGCCGGCGGTGGGCGGCTGCTCATCGACAGCGACACCCGGTAG
- a CDS encoding response regulator — MIRVLLVDDQPLIRSGFRALLDLEDDIEVVAEAGDGSAGLALARQHRPDIALIDIQMPVLDGIEATRRIAADPELAGLHVVILTNYGMDEYVFEALRAGAAGFLVKDIEPEDFLHAVRVAARGDALLAPSITRRLIDRYVTSGPARPVTAGLDELTQREREAVVLVARGLSNHEIAERLVISPLTAKTHINRAMMKLHARDRAQLVILAYESGLVAPHRGDLRG, encoded by the coding sequence ATGATCCGGGTGCTGCTGGTCGACGATCAGCCGCTGATCCGCAGCGGATTCCGGGCGCTACTCGACCTCGAGGACGATATCGAGGTCGTCGCCGAGGCCGGCGACGGGAGCGCGGGGCTGGCGCTGGCCCGGCAGCATCGTCCCGATATCGCGCTGATCGACATCCAGATGCCGGTCCTCGACGGTATCGAGGCGACCAGGCGCATCGCCGCGGACCCGGAGCTGGCTGGGCTGCACGTGGTCATCCTGACCAACTACGGCATGGACGAGTACGTCTTCGAGGCGCTGCGCGCCGGGGCCGCCGGGTTCCTGGTCAAAGACATCGAGCCGGAGGATTTTCTGCATGCGGTGCGGGTCGCGGCCCGGGGGGACGCGCTGCTCGCGCCGTCGATCACCCGGAGATTGATCGACCGCTACGTGACCAGCGGCCCGGCCCGGCCGGTAACCGCCGGACTGGACGAACTGACCCAGCGAGAACGCGAAGCCGTCGTGCTGGTCGCCCGGGGACTGTCCAATCACGAGATCGCCGAACGCCTGGTGATCAGCCCGCTCACCGCGAAAACCCACATCAATCGGGCGATGATGAAACTGCACGCCCGCGATCGCGCGCAGCTGGTGATCCTGGCCTACGAATCCGGCCTGGTCGCGCCACACAGAGGTGACCTGCGAGGCTGA
- the hisB gene encoding imidazoleglycerol-phosphate dehydratase HisB, whose translation MNRTARVERTTKESSIVVELNLDGTGRTDISTGVPFYDHMLTALGAHASFDLTVRADGDIEIEAHHTVEDTAIVFGQALGQALGDKKGIRRFGDAYIPMDETLAHAAVDVSGRPYCVHVGEPDHLLHAVIPGSPVRGRGEPGAPYSTVLNRHVFESIALNARIALHVRVLYGRDQHHVTEAEFKAVARALRAAVEPDPRVSGVPSTKGAL comes from the coding sequence ATGAACCGAACCGCGCGGGTGGAGCGCACCACCAAGGAGTCGAGCATCGTCGTCGAGCTGAACCTCGACGGCACCGGCCGCACCGACATCTCCACCGGTGTCCCGTTCTACGACCACATGCTGACCGCGCTCGGCGCGCACGCCAGCTTCGACCTGACCGTGCGCGCGGACGGCGATATCGAGATCGAGGCCCACCACACCGTGGAGGACACCGCGATCGTGTTCGGCCAGGCACTCGGCCAGGCGCTCGGCGACAAGAAGGGCATCCGCCGCTTCGGCGACGCCTACATCCCGATGGACGAAACCCTCGCCCACGCCGCCGTCGACGTGTCCGGGCGGCCGTACTGCGTGCACGTCGGCGAGCCGGACCACCTGCTGCACGCGGTGATCCCGGGATCGCCGGTGCGCGGGCGCGGTGAGCCGGGCGCGCCGTATTCGACAGTGCTCAACCGGCACGTCTTCGAATCGATCGCGCTCAACGCCCGCATCGCACTGCACGTACGGGTGCTGTACGGGCGCGACCAGCACCATGTGACCGAGGCCGAATTCAAGGCGGTGGCACGGGCGCTGCGCGCGGCCGTCGAACCCGATCCCCGGGTCAGCGGCGTTCCGTCGACGAAGGGGGCGCTGTGA
- the hisH gene encoding imidazole glycerol phosphate synthase subunit HisH — protein sequence MSTSVVLLDYGSGNLHSAERALARAGAQVEVTADPKAALAADGLVVPGVGAFAACMAGLRAARGERIIGQRLAGGRPVLGICVGMQIMFDRGVEFDVETEGCGEWPGTVARLDAPVLPHMGWNTVEAPADSVLFAGMDADTRFYFVHSYAAQQWDLPTSDHIAAPKLTWAEHGTKFLAAVENGALSATQFHPEKSGDAGAHLLRNWVRSL from the coding sequence GTGAGTACCTCGGTGGTTCTGCTGGACTACGGCTCCGGCAACCTGCATTCGGCCGAACGCGCGCTCGCGCGGGCCGGCGCCCAGGTGGAGGTGACCGCCGACCCGAAAGCCGCCTTGGCCGCTGATGGTCTGGTGGTGCCCGGCGTCGGCGCCTTCGCGGCCTGTATGGCCGGGCTGCGCGCGGCGCGCGGGGAACGGATCATCGGCCAGCGCCTGGCCGGAGGACGGCCGGTGCTTGGCATCTGCGTCGGCATGCAGATCATGTTCGACCGCGGTGTGGAGTTCGATGTGGAAACCGAAGGCTGCGGTGAGTGGCCCGGCACCGTCGCCCGCCTCGATGCCCCCGTGCTCCCGCACATGGGCTGGAACACCGTCGAGGCCCCCGCCGACAGCGTGCTCTTCGCCGGTATGGACGCCGACACCCGCTTCTACTTCGTGCACTCCTACGCCGCCCAGCAGTGGGACCTGCCCACCAGCGACCACATCGCCGCCCCGAAACTCACCTGGGCCGAACACGGGACGAAATTCCTGGCCGCGGTGGAGAACGGTGCGCTGTCGGCGACGCAGTTCCATCCGGAGAAGTCCGGGGACGCCGGGGCGCATCTGCTGCGCAACTGGGTGCGGTCGCTGTAG
- a CDS encoding histidinol-phosphate transaminase translates to MSAVPGARIGLADLPLRDNLRGKSPYGAPQLTVPVQLNTNENPHPPSRALVDDVAEAIRAAAADLHRYPDRDAVALRTDLAAYLTRQTGVAVDASNVWAANGSNEILQQLLQAFGGPGRRALGFVPSYSMHPIISEGIDTEWIEAKRSADFSLDIDTALAAIAERRPDVVFVTSPNNPTGHSVPSAELARILEAAPGIVIVDEAYGEFSAQPSAIGLIDAYPTKLVVSRTMSKAFAFAGGRLGYLVAAPAVIDALLLVRLPYHLSVVTQAAARAALRHADETLGSVAELAAQRDRVAAELAALGFEVVPSDANFLLFGRFTDAARAWQHYLDEGVLIRDVGIPGFLRTTIGLAAENDEFLRVSAKLAGTELTTGTAR, encoded by the coding sequence GTGAGCGCCGTGCCCGGTGCGCGCATCGGCCTGGCGGATCTGCCGCTGCGGGACAACCTGCGCGGCAAGAGCCCCTACGGCGCGCCCCAGCTGACGGTGCCGGTGCAGCTCAACACCAACGAGAACCCGCACCCGCCCAGCCGTGCCCTGGTCGACGACGTCGCCGAAGCCATCCGCGCCGCCGCCGCCGACCTGCACCGCTATCCCGACCGCGATGCCGTCGCCCTGCGCACCGATCTGGCCGCCTACCTGACCAGGCAGACCGGCGTGGCGGTGGATGCGAGCAACGTGTGGGCGGCCAACGGCTCCAACGAGATCCTGCAACAGCTGTTGCAGGCCTTCGGCGGGCCGGGACGGCGCGCGCTCGGCTTCGTGCCCTCGTACTCGATGCACCCGATCATCTCCGAGGGCATCGACACCGAATGGATCGAAGCCAAGCGGTCCGCCGATTTCTCCCTCGATATCGACACCGCGCTGGCCGCCATCGCCGAACGCCGGCCCGACGTGGTGTTCGTGACCAGCCCGAACAACCCCACCGGGCACAGTGTGCCGTCGGCGGAGCTGGCACGGATCCTGGAGGCGGCGCCGGGCATCGTCATCGTCGACGAGGCCTACGGTGAGTTCTCCGCCCAGCCCAGCGCCATCGGCCTGATCGACGCCTACCCGACCAAACTGGTGGTCAGCCGAACCATGAGCAAGGCCTTCGCCTTCGCCGGCGGGCGGCTGGGCTACCTGGTCGCCGCGCCCGCGGTGATCGATGCGCTGCTGCTGGTGCGGTTGCCGTATCACCTGTCGGTGGTCACCCAGGCCGCCGCTCGCGCCGCCCTGCGCCACGCCGACGAAACCCTCGGCAGCGTCGCGGAGTTGGCGGCCCAGCGCGACCGGGTCGCGGCCGAACTGGCCGCCCTCGGCTTCGAGGTGGTGCCGAGTGACGCCAACTTCCTGCTGTTCGGGCGCTTCACCGACGCGGCCCGCGCCTGGCAGCACTACCTGGACGAGGGCGTGCTCATCCGCGATGTCGGCATCCCAGGCTTCCTGCGCACCACCATCGGCCTGGCCGCCGAGAACGACGAATTCCTGCGGGTCAGCGCGAAACTGGCCGGCACCGAACTGACCACCGGGACCGCCCGATGA
- a CDS encoding aldo/keto reductase has translation MSTTRAFGDTGMNLTPLGLGTWVMAGAGWEYSWGATEDADSIAAIRHAVSSGLNWLDTAPAYGLGHAEELVGRALADIPESDRPYIFTKTGLIWGEGDDRSGPPRRVMRPEIVRAELENSLRRLRVDHIDLYQVHWPDTGAIFVYGEEGRAGEHATPLEEYWQLMADLKKEGKVRAIGLSNHDLAQLATAESIAHVDAIQPPFSAINRSAAPEIAWARDNGTGVIVYSPLQSGLLTGAFTAERARTLGADDWRAAHADFTTGLTANLALVEALRPIAARHGVTVAEVALAWATSWSGVTGAITGARTAAQIDGWIGASSLRLTDQDLAEVAAALTATGAGTGPIRP, from the coding sequence ATGAGCACCACTCGCGCATTCGGCGACACCGGCATGAACCTCACCCCGCTCGGTCTCGGGACCTGGGTGATGGCCGGTGCGGGCTGGGAGTATTCCTGGGGCGCGACCGAGGACGCGGATTCGATCGCCGCCATCCGGCATGCGGTGAGCTCCGGCCTGAACTGGCTCGACACGGCACCGGCCTACGGCCTCGGACACGCGGAGGAACTTGTGGGCCGCGCTCTGGCGGACATCCCCGAATCCGACCGCCCCTACATCTTCACCAAAACCGGCCTGATCTGGGGCGAGGGCGATGACCGGAGCGGACCGCCGCGGCGGGTCATGCGACCGGAGATCGTGCGCGCCGAACTCGAGAACTCGCTGCGCCGGCTGCGCGTCGACCACATCGACCTGTACCAGGTGCATTGGCCGGACACCGGCGCGATCTTCGTCTACGGCGAGGAGGGCCGGGCAGGTGAGCACGCCACCCCGCTCGAGGAGTACTGGCAGCTCATGGCGGATCTGAAGAAGGAAGGTAAGGTGCGCGCGATCGGGCTGTCCAATCACGACCTGGCCCAGCTCGCCACCGCGGAGTCGATCGCCCACGTCGACGCCATCCAGCCGCCGTTCTCCGCGATCAACCGGTCGGCGGCTCCGGAGATCGCCTGGGCGCGCGACAACGGCACCGGCGTGATCGTCTATTCACCGCTGCAATCGGGCCTGCTGACCGGTGCGTTCACCGCCGAGCGCGCCCGCACCCTCGGCGCCGACGACTGGCGCGCTGCCCATGCCGATTTCACCACCGGTCTCACGGCCAACCTGGCGCTGGTCGAAGCGCTGCGACCGATCGCGGCCAGGCATGGCGTCACCGTCGCCGAGGTGGCCCTGGCCTGGGCCACCTCCTGGTCCGGGGTGACCGGTGCGATCACCGGAGCACGTACGGCAGCCCAGATCGATGGGTGGATCGGCGCGTCGTCGCTGCGGCTGACCGATCAGGACCTCGCCGAGGTCGCCGCGGCGCTCACCGCCACCGGAGCCGGGACCGGGCCGATACGGCCGTGA
- a CDS encoding putative quinol monooxygenase: MTLFVIAEFRATPGREDRLRTALEAMIELSLDEPGCLAYHPYSDPNDPARMVLVEQWTGARALDEHFTTAHFQHVRAVLDQVLAEPMTIHRLVPA, from the coding sequence ATGACCTTGTTCGTGATCGCCGAATTCCGCGCCACGCCGGGACGGGAAGACCGGCTGCGCACGGCCCTGGAAGCGATGATCGAACTATCGCTGGACGAACCGGGCTGTCTGGCCTACCACCCGTACTCCGATCCCAATGATCCGGCGCGGATGGTGCTGGTCGAACAATGGACCGGAGCGCGGGCGCTGGACGAGCATTTCACCACCGCCCACTTCCAGCACGTGCGCGCGGTGCTCGACCAGGTGCTGGCCGAGCCGATGACGATCCACCGGCTGGTCCCGGCCTGA